The genomic interval TTAATGCCAGAAGAAGATAGCCATATGTTCAGTGAAACGGCGGAACAAATCCACCCTCTATTCGTCATTTTCCCTGAGACACCGGAACGAATTTCCCGGGGATTACAAGGTGCAAATTTACCTTTCGTGGTTTCGTACCATGCCTTGCCAGAGTCTGATCTTTGCGAAGCTGCTTTATCTTCGGAAAGCTAGTCTCGATATAGGGTTTCGCGCCTCTCAGTATTCACTCAGTTTGCGCTCCATCAACTTTATTGTGATTAATTTTTTTAGGGTTTTGTCCGTCAGACGGATACTTATAAGGAACTATGAATAAGCTCAATTTTTCGTGGCAATCTTTCTTGATTTTTGCGGGACTAGGGGTCGGTCTCAACCCTGCGATCGCCGCTATTCCTCACCAGACCGAAGCGATGAGTCCAACCGCAGCAACGGAACTCAGTCTTAACCTACCAGACACAGATCGCGGACAACCGGGTAGTACCGCTGGTGGTGGTAAACGTGGTGGCTGCATTAACCGGGAAACAAAAGTGCTATTTCGTCCTGTTTTACCTGTAAATGCCCAGGGGGAAGTCACGGCAAGGACGGTATCTACCGATCTAGATTTTTGGTGGTATATGCCAGAAAATGACGCAGTGAGAGCAGAATTCAGCGTCTTTGCCCAAAATAACGATGCAGATGCCCTCGTGCATTATCAAGTCATCAATGACATCAGTCAAAAGTCTGGCTTAATGCAAGTTGAGTTGCCAGATAATACCCTCAAGGTAGGCCAAGCATACTGGTGGGATTTGACCCTTGCCTGTGATGAAGTTGATCGTAGTGCCGATATTTATCTATTTGGGTCCGTTGAGCGGCAAAATATTGCTCAAATGATGCTCCCTAACGATCCTGCTCTACTTGACTCCTTGGCAGCAGCTCTTGTGGCTGACAACTCTGATTTCTCTCTATCTACTGCTGAGGCTCAGGAGTTGGCGGCAGCTTTGGGAGGTAGCAGAGATACTGCAACAGTGAAAATGGTGAGCGATCGCCTTTTGACCCACTTTAATGCCCTCCGCAATGACTATGCCAAGGTCAATCAATCCCTCGCCAAAGCCCAGCAAAATCCGGGGATTAACCAAACAGAAATTCAGTCATTAGAAGCCCAGCGAGGCCAAATGGTTCTTGAGTT from [Limnothrix rosea] IAM M-220 carries:
- a CDS encoding DUF928 domain-containing protein — protein: MNKLNFSWQSFLIFAGLGVGLNPAIAAIPHQTEAMSPTAATELSLNLPDTDRGQPGSTAGGGKRGGCINRETKVLFRPVLPVNAQGEVTARTVSTDLDFWWYMPENDAVRAEFSVFAQNNDADALVHYQVINDISQKSGLMQVELPDNTLKVGQAYWWDLTLACDEVDRSADIYLFGSVERQNIAQMMLPNDPALLDSLAAALVADNSDFSLSTAEAQELAAALGGSRDTATVKMVSDRLLTHFNALRNDYAKVNQSLAKAQQNPGINQTEIQSLEAQRGQMVLELAQLSAFYGVWGDTVDFLAEYRSDYPEDWQSLLKALFPADDPNTVEEEDLIIRLLSQS